The sequence catatttttttttcaacaaatatGACACAATACCTCAATAAGACAATTTAGATTAAtgagtattttttatgtttttgtgtgtgtgtgacttgttTTGTTGGTCAGCGGAGACAGACAACTCTCAGAGGGTGTTGGACAATGATTCTGCCCAGCAGCTGAAGCTGAGGGAGAGACAGCGCTTTTTTGAAGAGGTCTACCAGCATGATGTGGACAACTACCTGCCCTCTGCTCACCTGCAGATTGACTGCAGGAAACGTGAGCGACTGTCTACTTTTACACGCCATGTCGAGCTGGAGGCATAAATAATTAACAACTATTATAAAttgaagtaaatgaaaagtgggaatgaaatgttttgaaagttGCTTGCTGTTGGGCAACTGTTTCATATCTGGTTTGATCTGAAAGAACAATATAATACAGAATACATTATACCCTTAACTGTCACTATTTATTAACATAATTAAcacatcaaaacattaaaaaactatTCAGTTGAGAATAACTCAAAAGCTGGTATTATATTCTATTCACACATTAAGACTCAAATGATTTGTATGGCTTGTGATATAAACAGTGTGTATTAATGGGATTTCTGCCTGTATATGCAGCCCCTATGGGTAGTATATCATCTATGGAGGTGAATGTGGACGTGCTGGAGCAGATGGACCTGATGGACATCTCTGACCAGGAGGCCCTCGATGTGTTCCTCAACTCTGGCTCAGGAGCAGATGAGGGAGCGCTGGCATCCCCACTACCAGGTGCACTGATCTACTTTTTCACTGTCAACATTTTGAGTTgcagaaaaaaagcacagcTTCAGTTACTAAACTTTATGATAGATGAATTTGTTTTACCTCCTAAAGCCATTCTTGTAACCAATTTTCACATGAAGATTTTAGAAAAGGAGGCATAAAATAGAGGTTCCAGAAGCCCAGAATGTCAAGATTTGACATATTTGACATGACTGATATTCTTTATGTAGattgtatcttgttttttttttcttttttcaaatcattaggtaaactttttttcttttttacatacGATGAAACCTTAGAAAAGAGATGGCATGTCTACTGGAATGGAAccattattttgttattatttacacctgtgtttttcctggtTTGACAACTTTGTGTCTGCCGTGAAAAGGGTCCATTGTATCAGTGGTTACAATTAATATAGAATTCATATATACAGggacacaaacatttttggctgcaTTCATGAATAAAAGTTAGTAATTCTCTTTATTCAAAATTGATAAATTTTATGGTAAAGCTTTGGTAAAAAGGTACTGTaagatttttttgacattttgggtgaAATTGATCAAACTCACATCCTAAAATTAGTGTTTAAATACTGAAACTACTCTACTTTAGTTGCACTACATagtgggggaaaaaagattCAGGAGAGTCATATGAAAAGTTTTGTCATTTGCAATTGTAATTTTGGCTTTTCAACATCAAATATTTTAGGTTTACCACTGTTGCAGGTTGCACAGTCACAGAAAATCCCCAAATTGCTTTGATGTGACAAATACGGGATTTCCCACAGGTCGAGAATTTATTTGTGGTTTGTCAAAACTTACAATCCACACTTGAGAGTTTTTTTTACGAGGGCAGTCAATTTTCTAATATCTTTTCAGCAGACTTTTAAATTAATCTGCGCTTTTAATTGCATTACAGGAAATCAAGAAAAATTGCATTGCAAGAAATCTCTTTTCAGTGTTGACAACTCTATTCATGTTGGCCAACCATATCagttaaataaaaaggaaacattgaGTAATGCAGGCGACAGGTAACAGGTACAGGATATGTTCTAACAGCTTCTGTTCacagaggatgaggatgaagacgaggatgaagaagatgaagacgCAGAGGTTGTCTACAGGGAACATGCGCCTTTGAAACGGCAAAATGAAGTTCACCGTGGTTCAAAGTCTCGCATGTCCTCTACATCATCTGGTTCTAGTGATTCCAGAGGAATCGACACACCTGTGATCCAGTCGGATGATGAAGAAGTCCATGCTGACACTCTGCTGCTGACCTCTGTTCCCCAAACCAGGgatgaagaaacagaagaggaggaagaagaggataGATGCCTTGCAACTAAATCTTCATAAAGACTGAATTTTACTCTCTGTAGAGATACAGACAGAGGGTTAAAAGAGTCTCTACATTTCTCTACAACCCTCTACATTTGCATTCCTTTCTTTTGAGGAAAAACCCTAGCATGGTTGACCTGGCTGTGATTCGTGTCTTTTGAATATCTTACAGAGTACTATGGGGTTTTCTGTACAACTTAAAAGCTAATCTATTTTTCCTAGtcacatggtaaaaaaaaagtttgttgcAATGGTGTCTAAAGTTCCTTCTCTGTATATGCAAATTATCTCGTAATCCCACGCTCATGCTCTAACATGTTCTGGTTGAGATGaagtcagttattttcttttgaCTTATTACCAAAGGAAAACCTCCCTCCTGCCTATTTTGTGTCTTGAAGGCAGATGTCAAACAGCCATGAAAAACAAGAAGGCTAGAGTGCATCTTTGCTTTCAGAGACATTTAAGTAAGAACAAAAGTGAAGTAAAGACATATTCACTGAACAAATGCAGAGATAgtcaaagaaaaggaaaatccAAGGCACCTgtaaaaataactaataaaagctttttaatttttactacaCCTGAACTCGTACATTGAGTACATTggattttcctctttttgcGTCTGCTATATTTGAGATTGACATTTAGATTGTGTCCCCCTCATTATTAAATAGACCTCCTCATGAACACATCACCTAACACCTGATCTGTGGCATGGTTCATCTTAAACTGTAATGAGCTATTTCATTGTTCCGTGATGATGTTTCCACTTTTGTCTGCAGTGTGAAATGGCTTTGAGGTGAGCATTAAAAACAGAGATTTAAAACTGACAGCTCCTAATCGCATGGCTTAAAGACTGGAC is a genomic window of Thunnus maccoyii chromosome 4, fThuMac1.1, whole genome shotgun sequence containing:
- the LOC121895125 gene encoding dysbindin-like, giving the protein MSTTGSTNHNKHLASETDNSQRVLDNDSAQQLKLRERQRFFEEVYQHDVDNYLPSAHLQIDCRKPPMGSISSMEVNVDVLEQMDLMDISDQEALDVFLNSGSGADEGALASPLPEDEDEDEDEEDEDAEVVYREHAPLKRQNEVHRGSKSRMSSTSSGSSDSRGIDTPVIQSDDEEVHADTLLLTSVPQTRDEETEEEEEEDRCLATKSS